In a single window of the Chondrocystis sp. NIES-4102 genome:
- a CDS encoding peptidase M16 domain-containing protein has protein sequence MASNSTIIIPNLHRLILDNGITLLLVENQAADIISGRFFIKGAGTLIEKPDKAGLVNLAAAVMTKGTKHFSALQIAEQVESIGAGLGADASTDYFSLSLKTVSSDFPAMLKLLAEIMRSPIFPELEVELERKLTLQGIRSQQEQPFNIAFNQLRQQMYPQHPYGVSILGTETSVANLTREDLQDYHQTYFRPDNLVISLSGRITLENAVALITELFGDWQNPSTPCANLLLNSPISEPEFGEIIQDTQQSIVMLGYLGTNVSHEDYPVLKLLSTYLGNGLSSRLFVELREKRGLAYDVSAFFPTRLEIAPFVTYMGTAPSNTEIAIEGLSSEVARLSEQSLSDEELQGAKNKLLGQYALGKQTNGEIAQTFGWYETLGLGVEFDQTFQAAIPPITPAIAQEVANRYLTKPYISILKSSL, from the coding sequence ATGGCTTCTAATTCCACTATTATTATTCCTAATTTGCATCGTTTAATACTTGACAATGGTATTACCCTACTATTAGTCGAAAATCAAGCAGCAGACATTATTTCAGGTCGTTTCTTTATTAAGGGTGCAGGTACTTTAATTGAAAAACCAGATAAAGCAGGATTAGTTAATTTAGCTGCTGCGGTAATGACTAAAGGAACAAAACATTTCTCAGCCCTACAAATTGCTGAACAAGTGGAATCGATTGGGGCTGGCTTGGGTGCAGACGCTTCGACTGATTATTTTTCTCTTAGTTTAAAAACTGTCTCTAGCGATTTTCCAGCCATGCTAAAGTTGTTAGCTGAGATTATGCGATCGCCTATTTTTCCAGAATTAGAGGTGGAATTGGAACGTAAATTAACCCTTCAAGGAATTCGTTCTCAGCAAGAGCAACCTTTTAATATTGCTTTTAATCAATTACGCCAGCAAATGTATCCCCAACATCCCTATGGTGTTTCTATTTTGGGAACAGAAACTAGTGTCGCAAATCTTACCAGAGAGGATTTACAAGATTATCATCAGACTTATTTTCGTCCTGATAATTTGGTAATTAGTTTATCTGGGCGTATTACTCTGGAAAATGCAGTAGCTTTAATTACTGAATTGTTTGGTGACTGGCAAAATCCTTCTACTCCTTGTGCTAATTTGCTATTAAATTCACCCATTTCTGAACCTGAGTTTGGAGAGATTATTCAGGATACTCAACAATCTATTGTGATGCTGGGTTATTTGGGTACTAATGTCAGTCATGAGGATTATCCTGTTTTAAAATTATTGAGTACTTATTTGGGTAATGGGCTTTCTAGTCGCTTATTTGTGGAATTGCGGGAAAAACGCGGACTAGCTTACGATGTCTCGGCATTCTTCCCTACTCGTCTTGAAATTGCTCCTTTTGTTACCTATATGGGAACTGCTCCCAGTAATACTGAAATTGCCATTGAGGGTTTGAGTTCGGAAGTCGCACGTTTAAGCGAGCAAAGTTTAAGTGATGAGGAATTACAAGGGGCGAAAAACAAACTTTTGGGACAGTATGCTTTAGGTAAACAAACCAATGGGGAAATTGCTCAAACTTTTGGTTGGTACGAAACACTAGGTTTAGGAGTGGAGTTTGATCAGACTTTTCAAGCAGCCATTCCTCCTATTACACCAGCGATCGCTCAAGAAGTTGCTAATCGTTATTTGACTAAGCCTTATATTTCTATTCTTAAGTCTAGTCTTTAA
- a CDS encoding aluminum resistance family protein, with amino-acid sequence MNTKNLLIEAEKALIPIFSGIDTQVKQNLTKVLDAFRHYRVGVQHFASVSGYGHSDLGRETLDQVFAQIMGAEKAAVRVQFVSGTHAIACALYGVLRPGDEMLAVAGAPYDTLEEVIGLRGNNQGSLKDFGITYRQLALTPTGSIDWSALNTAVSKKTRLVLIQRSCGYSWRESLSIEDIRRIVEMVKQQNPNTICFVDNCYGEFVFDLEPTAVGADLMAGSLIKNPGGTIVTTGGYVAGSAELVEAATCRLTAPGIGSSGGATLDQNRLMFQGLFLAPQMVGEAIKGSHLIAYVFEQLGYPVNPLPLVPRRDIIQAVQLGSPAKLIAFCKAIQQHSPVDSYLEPIPAEMPGYESELVMAGGTFVDGSTSEFSADGPLRSPYIAFCQGGTHWTHIAIALEAAIAAIQP; translated from the coding sequence ATGAACACCAAAAATCTGCTAATAGAAGCAGAAAAAGCACTAATACCGATTTTTTCTGGTATTGACACTCAGGTCAAGCAAAATCTAACAAAAGTTTTAGATGCCTTTCGCCACTATCGAGTGGGAGTACAGCATTTTGCTAGCGTTAGTGGGTATGGACACAGTGACTTAGGACGAGAAACTCTTGACCAAGTATTTGCCCAAATTATGGGGGCCGAGAAAGCTGCGGTAAGGGTTCAATTTGTATCTGGTACTCATGCGATCGCTTGTGCTTTATATGGTGTACTACGCCCAGGTGATGAAATGTTAGCAGTAGCTGGTGCGCCCTATGACACTTTAGAAGAAGTTATTGGGTTGCGAGGTAATAATCAAGGTTCTCTTAAGGATTTTGGGATTACTTATCGTCAACTGGCTTTAACTCCAACAGGTTCTATTGATTGGTCTGCCCTAAATACAGCAGTTAGCAAAAAAACTCGTTTAGTTTTGATTCAACGTTCTTGTGGTTATTCTTGGCGAGAAAGTTTATCGATAGAAGATATCCGTCGAATTGTAGAGATGGTTAAGCAGCAAAACCCTAACACAATCTGTTTTGTGGATAATTGTTATGGAGAGTTTGTATTTGATCTTGAGCCTACCGCAGTAGGGGCGGATTTGATGGCAGGTTCTTTGATTAAAAATCCTGGGGGAACAATTGTAACTACTGGGGGATATGTGGCAGGTTCGGCGGAATTAGTAGAAGCAGCAACTTGTCGTTTAACAGCACCAGGTATTGGCAGTAGTGGAGGTGCAACATTGGATCAAAATCGTCTGATGTTTCAGGGTTTATTTCTCGCCCCGCAAATGGTAGGGGAAGCAATCAAAGGTAGTCATTTAATTGCCTATGTTTTTGAGCAATTGGGGTATCCTGTTAATCCCCTACCATTAGTTCCCCGTCGAGATATTATTCAGGCGGTGCAATTGGGTTCTCCAGCTAAACTGATTGCGTTTTGTAAAGCGATTCAACAGCATTCTCCTGTGGATTCCTATTTAGAACCTATCCCTGCCGAAATGCCAGGCTATGAGAGCGAATTGGTGATGGCTGGAGGGACATTTGTTGATGGTAGCACCTCAGAGTTTTCTGCTGATGGCCCATTAAGATCGCCGTATATTGCCTTTTGTCAAGGGGGAACACATTGGACACATATTGCGATCGCTCTTGAAGCAGCCATTGCAGCAATACAACCCTAA
- the desC gene encoding delta 9 acyl-lipid desaturase, with amino-acid sequence MTVATSEKIPPAWGTIIYLAGIHSVALLALLPSNFNWRAVGVGFILYIITAGIGITLGFHRLVAHRSYEVPKLLEYILIFCGTLAGQGGPLDWIGLHRIHHKYSDTQLDPHNSLKGFYWSHLGWMLCQNPANSMISRYTKDLASDRFYQFCQYGMIPIQVILGLILYFLGGWPFVIWGIFVRLVVVFHCTWFVNSATHKFGYKSYESHDTSLNCWWVALLTFGEGWHNNHHAFQYSARHGLEWWEIDLTWMMIKTLSFFGLAKNIKLPPSKIS; translated from the coding sequence ATGACAGTTGCTACATCAGAAAAAATTCCTCCTGCTTGGGGAACAATAATTTATCTAGCTGGGATACATTCGGTGGCTTTATTAGCTTTACTTCCTAGTAATTTTAATTGGCGTGCTGTGGGAGTAGGTTTTATACTTTACATTATTACCGCAGGTATCGGCATAACCCTAGGATTTCATCGTCTGGTTGCCCATCGCAGCTACGAAGTACCAAAATTATTAGAATATATTTTAATTTTTTGTGGCACTCTTGCTGGTCAAGGTGGTCCTTTAGATTGGATTGGTTTACATCGTATTCACCATAAATATTCTGACACTCAATTAGATCCTCATAATTCTCTCAAAGGCTTTTATTGGAGTCATTTGGGTTGGATGTTATGCCAAAATCCAGCTAATAGCATGATTTCCCGTTATACCAAAGATTTAGCAAGCGATCGCTTTTATCAATTTTGCCAATATGGTATGATTCCCATTCAAGTTATTTTAGGCTTAATTCTTTATTTTTTAGGTGGGTGGCCTTTCGTAATTTGGGGTATTTTTGTCCGTTTAGTTGTAGTTTTCCACTGCACTTGGTTTGTCAATAGTGCAACTCATAAATTCGGATATAAAAGTTACGAATCTCATGATACATCTCTTAATTGCTGGTGGGTTGCTTTATTAACTTTTGGCGAAGGCTGGCATAACAATCATCACGCCTTTCAATATTCTGCACGTCATGGTTTGGAATGGTGGGAAATTGACCTTACTTGGATGATGATTAAAACTTTATCCTTCTTTGGTTTAGCTAAAAATATCAAACTACCACCCAGTAAAATTTCTTAG
- a CDS encoding response regulator receiver modulated serine phosphatase, with translation MTTDSQSQLSILSHLRHELRTPINAIIGYSEMLMEEIAQIDQNVVYLSELEQIRNCGNQLLVSINTFLNPAAIANTQFNLQEIIANPILKTELEQSTLLVISNCQQLISVMEADFINDLEKINKAANKLLNEIANLVETKPEIEEAVYEVRDSQLPEIDLIVDTGELIEIDTQASYESGNYTILIVDDSASNRELLSRQIKLQGYQVATAVDGREAIAMIQTGAYDLILLDIIMPEINGYKVLKWIHASPWRHIPTIMISALDEIDSVVKCIEMGAADYLAKPFNPTLLKARLGACLEQKRLRDQESSYLEQLGKANQEIRKLNHCLQAENMRLSAELEVTQRLQMMLLPKEKELSQIEGLEIAGFMEPADEVGGDYYDVLQHHGRITIGIGDVTGHGLESGVLMLMVQTAVRTLMENNETDPKKFFEVLNRTIYKNVQRMNSDKNLSLCLVDYHEGVLSLSGQHEEILIVRAGGEIERVDTIDLGFPIGLEETIQDFIFQLEVHLHPGDVVILYTDGITEAENNLGKHYGLDQLCTIVQQNWQHSAHDIRQAVIEDLRSHIGVEKVYDDITLVVLKQK, from the coding sequence ATGACTACAGATAGTCAATCGCAATTATCTATACTATCTCATTTACGTCACGAACTTCGTACGCCGATTAATGCCATTATTGGCTACAGTGAAATGCTGATGGAGGAAATTGCTCAAATAGATCAAAATGTTGTCTATCTTAGTGAATTAGAGCAGATCCGCAATTGTGGTAATCAATTATTAGTTTCAATTAATACTTTTTTAAATCCTGCTGCAATAGCTAATACCCAATTTAATCTACAAGAAATTATTGCTAATCCCATTTTAAAAACAGAATTAGAACAATCGACTCTTTTAGTCATTAGTAATTGTCAACAGTTAATTTCTGTGATGGAAGCGGATTTTATTAATGATTTAGAAAAAATTAATAAGGCTGCTAATAAATTATTGAACGAAATTGCAAATTTAGTTGAAACTAAACCTGAGATAGAAGAGGCGGTTTACGAAGTTAGAGATAGTCAATTACCAGAGATTGATTTAATCGTCGATACAGGTGAGCTTATAGAAATTGATACCCAAGCCTCCTATGAAAGTGGTAACTACACCATTTTAATTGTTGATGATAGTGCGAGCAACCGCGAATTACTTTCCCGTCAGATTAAACTTCAAGGGTATCAAGTGGCTACTGCTGTCGATGGTAGGGAAGCGATCGCCATGATTCAAACAGGAGCTTATGATCTGATTTTGCTCGACATTATTATGCCAGAAATTAACGGGTATAAAGTGTTGAAGTGGATTCATGCTAGCCCTTGGCGACATATTCCAACAATTATGATCTCTGCTCTAGATGAAATTGATAGCGTGGTTAAGTGTATTGAAATGGGTGCTGCTGATTATCTGGCTAAACCTTTTAATCCTACTTTGCTTAAAGCTAGATTGGGGGCTTGTTTGGAGCAAAAACGCTTGCGAGATCAAGAGTCTTCTTATTTAGAACAGTTGGGGAAAGCTAATCAAGAAATTAGGAAGTTAAATCATTGTTTACAAGCTGAAAATATGCGTCTGAGTGCTGAATTGGAAGTTACTCAACGTCTACAAATGATGCTATTACCCAAAGAAAAGGAACTTAGTCAGATAGAAGGGTTGGAAATTGCAGGATTTATGGAACCTGCTGATGAAGTGGGAGGGGATTATTATGATGTTCTACAACATCATGGAAGAATTACTATTGGCATTGGTGATGTTACAGGACATGGTTTAGAGAGTGGAGTTTTGATGTTGATGGTGCAAACTGCGGTGCGAACTCTGATGGAAAACAATGAAACTGATCCCAAAAAGTTCTTTGAGGTATTAAATCGTACGATTTATAAAAATGTTCAACGCATGAACTCGGATAAAAATCTTTCTCTATGTTTAGTTGATTATCACGAAGGGGTTCTAAGTTTAAGTGGACAACATGAAGAGATCTTAATAGTGCGTGCTGGGGGAGAAATTGAACGGGTAGACACAATTGATTTGGGATTTCCCATAGGGTTAGAAGAAACCATTCAAGATTTTATTTTTCAGTTAGAAGTTCATTTACATCCAGGAGACGTAGTTATCTTGTATACCGATGGCATTACTGAAGCGGAAAATAACTTAGGCAAACATTATGGATTAGACCAATTATGCACCATAGTTCAACAAAACTGGCAACACTCCGCTCATGATATTAGACAAGCGGTAATTGAGGATTTGCGATCGCATATTGGCGTGGAAAAAGTTTACGACGATATAACTTTAGTTGTTCTCAAACAAAAATAA
- a CDS encoding response regulator receiver protein yields MPKILLVEDNEMNRDMLSRRLQRRGFEVIIAVDGAEGIAKAMLEIPDLILMDMSLPVMDGWEATKNIKANTSTASIPVIALTAHAMSGDREKALQAGCDDYDTKPIDLPRLLTKIETFLTPS; encoded by the coding sequence ATGCCCAAAATTCTATTAGTCGAAGACAATGAAATGAATCGAGATATGCTTTCCCGTAGGTTACAACGCCGAGGTTTTGAAGTAATCATTGCAGTTGATGGGGCCGAGGGGATAGCTAAGGCTATGTTAGAAATTCCCGACTTAATTTTGATGGATATGAGTTTACCAGTAATGGACGGTTGGGAAGCAACTAAGAATATTAAAGCTAATACTAGCACTGCCTCAATTCCTGTGATTGCCTTAACTGCTCATGCTATGTCTGGCGATCGCGAAAAAGCTTTACAGGCTGGTTGTGATGATTATGATACAAAACCTATAGATTTACCACGTTTATTAACTAAAATTGAGACTTTTCTTACCCCTAGCTAA
- a CDS encoding Cache sensor hybrid histidine kinase has translation MTDHLSYDSILIVDDNHNNLEVLSETLTRSGFQVAVAIDGETALEQIQYYKPELVLLDVMMPGMDGYQTCKQIKSNPDTFDIPIIFMTALSDTEHKVRGFTLGAVDYITKPFQREEVLARVRVQLQLRNLARTLEGQNRMLKKEILQRERVESSLIKLNQELEKRVEERTEKLSHTLKSLRQTQVELIAQKKELEVRVKERTADLAKSMTEAEKANQAKSQFLANMSHELRTPMNAIIGYSEMLMEEAEDIGQDDFIPDLQKIHGAGKHLLTLINDILDLSKIEAGRMELYLETFEIKSLIAETVCTIEPLIEKNSNTLKCNIAENLPMMHADVTKVRQSLFNLLSNASKFTHNGTITLDISVDTIEDHSDVIFQVTDTGIGMNSEQVSKLFQAFTQADASTTRKYGGTGLGLAITKKFCQMMGGDISVVSELGAGSCFTINLPIEVIERNKQPANQPNQILEPEVNNKSVNCNTILVIDDDPTIHDLLRRFLGKKGFEVKTASTGEEGIQLAKTLQPEAITLDVMMPGMDGWSVLTSLKAHPQTADIPVIMMTMIDDQNLGYALGATEYLLKPIDSKKLETIVEKFKPIFNSDSILVVEDDPGIREMLSRQLKAKNWQVIEAENGIEALIKLQNHTPGLILSDLMMPEMDGFELVHRLKHDERWRSIPVVILTAKSITTEDRHKLNGQVSKIFEKGSYQRSILLNELERLLSDAIARTTHQDKNI, from the coding sequence GTGACCGACCATCTTAGTTACGACAGCATTTTAATTGTTGATGACAATCACAATAATTTAGAAGTACTTTCAGAAACTTTAACTAGATCTGGATTTCAAGTCGCTGTAGCTATTGATGGCGAGACGGCTTTAGAGCAAATACAGTATTATAAACCAGAATTAGTTCTCCTAGACGTGATGATGCCTGGGATGGATGGGTATCAAACCTGTAAACAGATTAAAAGTAATCCTGATACCTTTGATATTCCGATTATTTTTATGACTGCTCTTTCGGATACTGAGCATAAAGTTAGAGGTTTTACCTTGGGAGCGGTTGATTATATAACTAAGCCTTTCCAACGAGAGGAGGTACTAGCAAGGGTTAGAGTTCAGTTACAGTTGCGTAATTTGGCTCGCACTTTGGAAGGGCAGAATAGAATGCTGAAAAAAGAAATTTTACAACGAGAGCGAGTAGAAAGTTCGCTAATTAAACTTAACCAAGAATTAGAAAAAAGAGTCGAGGAAAGAACTGAAAAATTATCTCATACCCTCAAAAGCCTACGCCAGACACAAGTAGAGTTAATTGCACAAAAAAAAGAATTAGAAGTTCGGGTGAAAGAGCGGACTGCTGATCTTGCCAAAAGTATGACCGAAGCAGAAAAGGCTAATCAGGCAAAAAGCCAGTTTCTAGCTAATATGAGTCATGAATTGCGTACCCCCATGAATGCCATTATTGGCTACAGTGAAATGCTCATGGAAGAAGCTGAAGATATTGGACAGGATGATTTTATTCCAGATCTTCAGAAAATACATGGCGCAGGTAAACACCTTTTAACTTTAATTAATGATATTCTCGACCTCTCGAAGATCGAAGCTGGTCGGATGGAATTGTATTTAGAAACCTTTGAAATTAAGAGTTTGATTGCTGAGACGGTTTGTACTATCGAACCATTGATTGAAAAAAATAGTAATACTTTAAAATGCAACATAGCAGAGAATTTGCCTATGATGCACGCCGATGTTACTAAGGTGCGTCAAAGTTTATTTAATCTTCTTAGCAATGCCAGTAAATTTACCCACAATGGCACAATTACTTTAGATATTTCAGTGGATACTATTGAAGATCACTCTGATGTCATTTTCCAAGTGACTGATACAGGTATTGGTATGAACTCTGAACAGGTTAGCAAACTATTTCAGGCGTTTACTCAAGCTGATGCTTCAACAACTCGCAAATATGGGGGGACAGGTTTAGGGTTAGCTATCACTAAAAAGTTTTGTCAGATGATGGGGGGAGATATTAGTGTTGTTAGTGAATTGGGCGCGGGATCTTGTTTTACAATTAATCTACCAATAGAGGTGATAGAGCGAAATAAACAGCCAGCTAATCAACCGAACCAAATTTTAGAACCCGAAGTAAATAACAAGTCTGTTAATTGCAACACTATTTTAGTGATTGATGATGATCCTACAATTCATGATTTATTAAGAAGATTTTTAGGTAAAAAAGGGTTTGAAGTAAAAACAGCTAGTACTGGTGAAGAAGGCATACAGTTAGCTAAAACATTACAGCCTGAAGCTATTACCTTAGATGTGATGATGCCTGGAATGGATGGGTGGTCTGTTTTAACATCTCTCAAGGCACATCCTCAGACGGCGGATATTCCAGTAATTATGATGACTATGATCGATGATCAGAATTTGGGTTATGCTTTGGGGGCTACGGAATACTTATTAAAACCAATTGACAGTAAAAAATTAGAAACCATTGTCGAAAAATTTAAGCCAATTTTTAATTCCGACTCAATTTTAGTCGTAGAGGATGATCCTGGTATTCGAGAGATGCTGTCTCGTCAATTAAAAGCTAAAAACTGGCAAGTTATAGAAGCCGAAAATGGTATAGAAGCATTAATTAAATTACAAAATCATACTCCAGGCTTAATTTTATCCGATCTAATGATGCCAGAAATGGATGGTTTTGAACTAGTTCATCGATTAAAACACGATGAGCGATGGCGTTCGATCCCTGTGGTGATTTTAACCGCAAAAAGTATCACGACAGAAGATCGTCACAAGTTGAATGGACAAGTTAGCAAAATTTTTGAAAAGGGTTCTTATCAACGTTCTATTTTACTTAACGAATTGGAGAGATTACTCAGTGATGCGATCGCTCGTACCACTCATCAGGATAAAAATATTTAG
- a CDS encoding integral membrane sensor hybrid histidine kinase produces the protein MSSQPITKHTSKTDNSFNNRYNKNIPLRLILVVPFVAQVFVAVGLTGYLSLRNGQRAVNNLASQLRNEVSRRIDQRLDSYMVTPIEVVQNNWDAVQMELLDVEDTETLGTYFWKQLQTFKVGYILYGFKSGKFLATGYFDELHITTDEVSYELHGDSKLYIYKTDNQGNRAGVDIELEESLFQKEAWYTEAIKKNTIVWSSVYNWETEPFHLNVAASRAVYNKQGKLHGVIAVEQRLARISEFLRQTKVSSSGKTFIMERNGFLIADSANEKPFEIINGKPKRIEAYKSKDPVIKATAQYLIKEFNDLKEIQGIQQLDFKIDGDRQYIQVSPWQDELGLDWLVVVAVPESDFMAQINANTRSTIMLCLLALGVAIASGFYTSRWITQPIMQLNQASEAIANGELDQQVDEKFKVDELSILAQSFNRMAGQLRSSFTALAETNTELENRVQERTAELQEAKEIADSANLAKSEFLANMSHELRTPLNGILGYAQILQQSRSLEDKEKKGVEIINQCGTHLLTLINDILDLSKIEARKMELHPVELHFPSFIQGVVEICQIKAQQKGISFTYQADLNLPVGVEADEKMLRQVLMNLLSNGIKFTEEGGVKLIVQVIGTPPLNGGVCDDRFAVISKTSQQPIKHRLLFAVEDSGIGIQPEDLDKIFLPFEQVGNVKKQAEGTGLGLAISQKIVEMMGGTLQAKSVYQTGTTFWFEIELQETAQWNSFNNLKIVEGTIIGFEGKQRRILIVDDRWSNRSVVVNLLEPLGFTVLEAENGEEGLFKAVRDQPDLIIADLNMPVMDGQEMIVQLRKAHEIPSDLKIIVSSAHAYQSDRQKSLEAGANDFLPKPIQQEALLQCLQLHLNLDWIYEQSTYSAASNVVTNDLSHTQTREIIPPPADDLTKLYDLSRKGLINDLLQEIDRIESTDPKVEHFAQTLRDLAKGFKLRQIKAFIEQYL, from the coding sequence ATGTCATCCCAACCTATAACCAAGCACACTTCCAAGACAGATAATAGTTTTAATAATAGGTATAATAAAAATATACCACTTCGCTTAATTTTGGTTGTTCCTTTTGTTGCCCAAGTTTTTGTTGCTGTAGGATTGACAGGGTATTTATCATTGCGTAATGGGCAAAGGGCTGTTAATAATTTAGCCAGTCAATTAAGAAATGAAGTCAGTAGAAGAATTGACCAGCGTTTAGATAGTTATATGGTAACACCTATTGAGGTTGTTCAAAATAACTGGGATGCGGTTCAAATGGAATTGTTAGATGTAGAAGATACAGAAACTTTAGGAACTTATTTTTGGAAACAACTGCAAACTTTTAAGGTTGGATATATACTTTATGGTTTCAAATCTGGTAAGTTTCTAGCTACTGGATACTTTGATGAGCTCCATATTACAACTGATGAGGTTTCTTATGAGTTACATGGTGATTCCAAACTTTATATATATAAAACCGATAATCAAGGAAATCGTGCTGGTGTAGATATAGAACTAGAAGAATCATTGTTTCAGAAAGAGGCTTGGTACACAGAAGCGATTAAAAAAAATACAATAGTATGGAGTTCTGTTTATAACTGGGAAACAGAACCTTTTCATTTAAACGTTGCAGCAAGTCGCGCTGTTTACAACAAGCAAGGAAAACTTCATGGAGTAATTGCAGTAGAACAACGTTTGGCTCGTATTAGCGAATTTTTACGCCAAACAAAAGTTAGTTCATCAGGCAAAACTTTTATCATGGAAAGAAATGGCTTTTTGATCGCAGATTCTGCTAATGAAAAACCATTTGAAATAATTAATGGTAAACCTAAGAGAATTGAAGCTTATAAAAGCAAAGATCCTGTAATTAAAGCAACGGCACAGTATTTAATTAAAGAATTTAATGACTTAAAAGAAATTCAAGGAATACAACAACTGGATTTTAAAATTGATGGCGATCGCCAATATATTCAAGTATCACCTTGGCAAGATGAATTAGGTTTAGATTGGTTAGTGGTTGTTGCTGTACCTGAATCTGACTTTATGGCGCAGATTAATGCAAACACTCGTTCTACAATTATGCTGTGTTTGTTGGCTTTAGGAGTTGCGATCGCATCAGGATTTTATACTTCTCGTTGGATTACTCAGCCAATTATGCAGTTAAATCAGGCTTCAGAAGCGATCGCTAATGGTGAATTAGATCAACAAGTAGACGAAAAATTTAAAGTTGATGAACTAAGTATTTTAGCTCAATCCTTTAACCGTATGGCAGGGCAGTTGCGCTCTTCATTTACTGCTTTAGCCGAAACTAATACTGAACTGGAAAATCGTGTTCAAGAACGTACCGCCGAACTTCAAGAGGCAAAGGAAATAGCCGACTCTGCTAATCTAGCTAAAAGTGAGTTTTTGGCTAATATGAGTCATGAACTGAGAACTCCTTTAAATGGTATTTTAGGCTATGCTCAAATTCTCCAACAGTCTCGTTCTTTGGAAGATAAAGAGAAAAAAGGAGTAGAGATTATTAATCAATGTGGTACTCATTTACTAACTTTGATTAATGATATTCTCGATCTTTCTAAAATTGAAGCCCGAAAAATGGAACTGCATCCTGTAGAGTTGCATTTTCCTTCTTTTATTCAGGGGGTAGTAGAGATTTGCCAGATTAAAGCGCAGCAAAAAGGGATTAGCTTTACTTATCAAGCAGATCTTAATTTACCTGTGGGAGTAGAAGCGGATGAAAAAATGTTACGGCAAGTGTTGATGAACTTGTTGAGTAATGGGATTAAATTTACCGAAGAGGGTGGGGTTAAGTTAATTGTTCAAGTCATCGGTACTCCGCCGTTGAACGGCGGAGTCTGCGATGACCGCTTTGCGGTTATATCAAAAACTTCACAGCAACCTATTAAACATCGTTTACTTTTTGCCGTTGAAGATAGTGGCATTGGCATCCAACCTGAAGATTTAGATAAAATCTTTCTGCCGTTTGAGCAGGTAGGAAATGTTAAAAAACAAGCAGAAGGTACTGGTTTAGGGTTAGCCATTAGCCAAAAAATTGTTGAGATGATGGGGGGAACTTTGCAAGCCAAGAGTGTGTATCAGACTGGCACAACTTTCTGGTTTGAAATTGAACTTCAAGAAACTGCACAATGGAACAGTTTTAATAATCTTAAGATTGTCGAGGGTACGATTATTGGTTTTGAAGGAAAACAACGACGGATTTTAATTGTTGACGATCGCTGGTCAAATAGATCGGTAGTAGTTAATTTATTAGAGCCATTAGGATTTACCGTATTAGAAGCCGAAAATGGAGAAGAAGGATTATTCAAGGCTGTTCGGGATCAACCTGATTTGATAATTGCCGATTTAAATATGCCTGTGATGGATGGGCAAGAAATGATTGTCCAATTGCGTAAGGCGCACGAAATACCTTCTGATTTAAAGATCATAGTATCTTCTGCTCATGCCTATCAAAGCGATCGCCAAAAGAGTCTTGAAGCAGGAGCAAATGACTTTTTACCTAAACCAATTCAACAAGAAGCACTTTTGCAGTGTTTACAGCTACATTTAAATTTGGACTGGATTTATGAACAATCAACTTATTCAGCAGCAAGCAATGTAGTTACAAATGATTTATCCCACACTCAAACAAGAGAAATTATTCCGCCTCCTGCCGATGATCTAACGAAACTCTATGATTTGAGTCGTAAGGGTTTGATTAACGATTTACTACAAGAAATAGACAGAATTGAATCAACAGATCCCAAAGTAGAACATTTTGCTCAAACTTTGAGGGATTTAGCCAAAGGATTTAAATTGAGACAAATTAAAGCTTTTATCGAGCAGTATCTATAA